TCCGGTACCCCGGCGTAGCCGGGCAGTTCGACGCCGTTGATCGCGCGTTCGATCAGCGGCATGAGCGCTGCCATGTCGGGTTCGGCGTCCGCGGCGGCGGCGTCGCGGCTCTGGACGTGCAGCCGGCCGATCTCCTGGTTGGCCTCGACGAACGGACGCATCAGCGTCTCGTAGCCGGCGAACCCGGCCTCGGGGTCCCACCCGGCGGCGGCGAGTTCGCCGGCCAGCAGGTAGGCGCCGACGAGGGCCAGCCCGGTGCCGCCACCGGACATCGGCGACGAGCTGAACGCCGCGTCGCCGATCAGCCCCACCCGTCCGGCCGACCAGCGGTCCATGACGACTTGGGCGACCTGGTCGAGGTAGAAGTCCGGGGTGTCGTCCAGGTGCGCGAGGATGCGCGGGGTCCACCAGCCCAGGCCGGCCATCCGCTCCCGCAGCAGGTTCTTCTGCGCCTCGATGTCGCGGTAGTCGACGTCGAAACCGGCCGCGGGGAAGGAGAGCATGGCCATCGCCCGGGTGGGGTCCTTGAGGGGCCGCAGGCCGGCGGAGCGTCCCTGGTCCTGGTAGTCGAGCATCCAGCGGTCGATCCCGAACTCGTTGGGCACGCTGTAGAAGGCCAGGACGAGCCCGAGGTGGCGGAGGAACCGCTCGCGCGGCCCGAAGACCATCCCGCGCAGCGCCGAGTGCAGCCCGTCGGCCCCGATCACCAGGTCGAAGCGCCGCCGGGCGCCGCTCGCGAGGGTCACGTCGACCCCGTCCGCGTCCTGGGTGAGTTCGGCGATCCGGTCGCCGAAGAGGTATTCGACCCCGTCACGGGTGTCGTCGTGGAGCACCTGGGAGAGGTCTCCGCGCAGGATCTCGATGTCCGCGATGTAGCCGTCGCCGCCGTGGTCGTCGGCGCGGAAGGTCTCCAGCACGTTCCCGTCGACGTCCACGGTGTGCGCGCCGGCGGTCTCGGTGCGGGCCGCGCGCACTGCCGCGTCCAGCCCCATCCGCTTGATGACTTCCTTGGCCACCCCGCGCGCGTCGACCGCCTGCCCACCGGGACGCAACCCGGGTGCCCGCTCGACCACGGTGACCTCGGCTCCCCGCCGCTGCAGCCAATGGGCCAGCGCGGGCCCCGCGATACTCGCTCCGGCCACCAAAACCCTGTTCCCGCTCATCGCGGCCCCCATCGCCGATCCCGGATGACGGTCCGGAGTGTAGCGGCCCGCCAACCGATCAGGAATCGAGAAGCGCTGGTCAGCGAGCCGGGAATAGCGTCAGTGAAGTCACGCAAGCGACGTACCGCAGACCACGACTTCAGGAGCACCGAAGATGAGCACCCAGGGGATCAAGACCGTCCTGCACCCCGTCACCGACCTGGCCGCCGCCAAGGCCGTCTACACCGCCCTGCTGGGCATCGAGCCGCAGGCCGACGCGCCCTACTACGTCGGCTACGACGCCGAGGGCCAGCACATCGGCCTGGTGCCGAACGGCGCGCAGCAGGGCATGACCGGGCCGGTGACGTACTGGCACGTCGGCGACATCGAGGCGAAGCTCGCCGAGGTGACCGCGGCGGGCGCGAAGGTCAAGGACGAGCCGAAGGACGTCGGCAACGGGCGCCTGGTGGCGACCTTCACCGACGCCGACGGCAACGTCCTTGGCGTACTGCAGGATCCGCAGAACTAGCCGAGCGCGGTGGCCCGGCTGACCTCTTCCCAGGCGGCCAGGTCCGCCGCGACGGCCTCGTGGTGGGCGCGGATCGCTTCGACGGCGTCCGCGCCCAGCGCGAGCCGCAGCGGGGCGTCGTCGCTGCCCACCGCGCGGAGGATCGCCGCGGCCGCCTTGGCCGGGTCGCCGGGCTGGGTGCCGTCCATGTTCTCGACCGCTTCGCGCGTTCCGCCGGTCGATACGGCGTAGGCGTCGATCGTGCGGGAGCGGTGCATCCGGCCGCCGCCGAACTCGGTGCGGAACGCGCCGGGCTCGACGATCAGCACCTTCACCCCGAACGGCGCGACCTCCGCGGCCAGTGCCTCGGAGATGCCCTCCAGCGCGAACTTGGTCGCGCAGTAGGCGCCGTAGCCGGGCGGGGACAGCTGCCCGCCCATCGAGCTGATCTGCACGACCGTGCCGCTGCCCTGCGCGCGCAGGTGCGGCAGGACGGCCTTGGTGACCGCGACCGCGCCGAAGAACATGACCTCCATCAGCGCGCGCAGTTCGTCCATGGTGAGTTCTTCGACCGCGCCGACCGAGCCGCTGCCGGCGTTGTTGACCACGACGTCGATCCGGCCGAACTCCTCGAGCGCGGTCTTCACCGCCGTGTCGATCTGCCCGGGGTCGGTGACGTCCAGTGCCGCGGTCCGGATCCGGTCGCCGCCGCGCTCCCGCAGTTCTGCCAGCGTTTCCGGCCGCCGGGCGGTGGCCAGCACTCGGTCGCCCGCGGCCAGCGCGGCCAGCGCGATTTCCCGGCCGAAGCCGGCGGAGCAGCCGGTGATCAGCCAGACGCGGCCGTCGGTGTTCGTCATCTTCGGTGTCCTCCCAGTGGTTTCCTCCCTCCATCCTGGAGACGATCACGGCCGGGCCGCCAACACCGATGCCCTGCCACAGCTACAGTCTGAGCCTGTGACCCCTGAGCTGCGGCAGCTTCGCTACTTCGTCGCCGTCGCCGACGAAACCAGCTTCACGCGCGCCGCCGCGGGCCTGCACATCGCGCAGCAGTCGCTGTCGCAGCAGATCACCGTGCTGGAACGGGCTTTGGGGGCGCGGCTGTTCGACCGCGACGCGCGCGGGGCGCGGCTCACCGCCGTCGGGCAGCTGTTCCTGCCGGAGGCCCGCGCGGTGCTGGCTCGCGCCGAAGAAGCCGTCGCGACGCTCGGCCGGGCGGTGCGCGGCGAGATCGGCAGCGTGCGGCTGGTCTTCCTCGCCACGACGGCGAACTACCTGCTGCCGCCGGTGGTGCGCGCGGTCCGCGAGCGGTTCCCCGATCTGGCGGTGACGACGGCCGAGGCGTCGATCGCCGAGCTCGTCGACGGCCTGCGCGAAGGCCGGTTCGACCTGGCCTTCACCCGGCCGCCGCTGGTCGAGGACCTGGTGTCGCGGACGCTGCTGACCGAGGAGGTCTGCGCGGTGCTTCCGGCGGAGCATCCACTGGCCGGCCTCGCTGCGGCCACCGACCTGACCGAGGCAGGCTAGAACGCCTTCGCGACGTCGCGGGCCGTTTCGTGGGCGACGCGGGACACCTCCGCGGCGTCGCCGGTGAGGGTGGGGTGGAACCGGATCTCGGCGACGTCGTCGATGCCGGTCCAGTTCAGCCAGCCGGTGAAGAACGGCGCCTGGAAGTCCGCGCCGAACTCGGGGCCGACGCCGGGTCCCCACACCGCGCTGGTGTAGATGACGGCGGCGCGCTTGCCGCGGCCGGCCAGCAGGTGCTGGTAGCCGGTCGCGGGGTCGATGCCGAAGATCAAGCCGGGCTGGGACACGACGTCGACGAACTGCTTGAGCACGTACGGCACCCCGGAGTTCCACATCGGCACGCTGAACAGGATCCGGTCGGCGGCGTCGAACCGGGCGAAGGCCTCGGTGGCCGCATGCCACGCTTCGGCTTCCTCGCCCTGCGGGGTGCCGCCACCGAAGACGGTCATCTTGGCGCGGGCGGCGGCCGGGCCGAACGCGGGCAGCGAGCCGTCCCAGAGGTCCCATTCGTCGATCTCGGCGCCGGGGTGGATGGTGCGGTAGGTGTCCAGGAAAGTAGCTGCCAGGCGCAGCGACTGGGAGTTCTCGCCGCGGGGCGAGGCGGAGATGTGCAGCAGATCGGGCATGTCGGTGCTCCTCGGCAGCGTTTCGGACCACAGTCCGGTTATGCCTCCGACCGTATCGGACCGGAGTCCGGTTAGTCAAGGCGCCGGGAGTGATCGGTGACGCACCGTGTCCGGACCAGGAGTCGATCACCCGATCCGTAGAATCGACGGCGATGCGACGTCTTCGGTGGTACTGGGGGGCCCTGGTCCTCGCGTGCGTGGCCTTGCTGGCCGGGTTCTTCGTCTTCTTCGGCTCGGAAAGCCGGCCAGGCCACCCGCAGCCGCGGCAGGGACCGCCCGGCACCGGCCCGCTCACCGTCGTCGCGATGGGTGACAGCACCGTCTCCGGCGAAGGCGCCGGCCAGTACACCGCCGCCACCAACGGCCAGGGCGGCAACTGGTGCCACCGCTCCCCCAACGCGTTCGTCGAAAAGATCACCGTCCCCGGCGTCACCGCGCACGTCAACCTCGGCTGTTCCGGCGCGCCCGCCGAGCAGGTCGCGCTCGGCGACGTCAAACAGTGGACGGAAGGCTCACAGGCACAGCAGCTGGCGGCACTGGTGAAGGACCACCGGGTGGCCGCGGTGGTGATCGCGGTCGGCGCGAACGACGAGCCGAAGTTCTCCAACCAGGTCACCGAGTGCTTCAAGGCGTGGTTCAACCCCGGCGGCCCACCGTGCAGCACGGCGCTGAAGCAGAGCTGGCAGTCCAAAGTGGACGCGATGGTGCCGAAGGTCGCGAAGGCGGTCTCGGACGTGAAGACGGTGCTGGCGCAGGCGGGATACGTGCCCGCGGACTACCAGCTGATCCTGCAGTCCTACGCCGCCCCGATCGGCCCCGACCTGCCGGAGGACCTGCGCACCCTCAACGGCTGCCCGTTCCGGGTCGAGGACCTGCGCTGGATTTCCCAGACCGGCATCGGTGTCCTGTCGTCGGGACTGAAAGCGGCCGCGCGCGAGTCCGGCGCGCGGTTCCTGGACCTGGCCAAGGCGGGCGTGAAGCACGAGGCGTGCAGCGGCGGCGCGAACCCCGCCACGGAGTGGTTCACGCGGCTGACGCTGCAGCTGGCCGACCTCGGCCGGACCGAACGCGCCGGGCACGCGCTGCAGGAGTCGTTCCACCCCAACACCGCCGGCCACACCGCGATCGCCAACTGCGTCACCGAGTTCATCGCGGCCCGCGACGGCAACGCGTCCTGCCTGGCGGGCGCGGACGGCAAGCTGCACGCGGCCCCGGAAGTCGTCGCCCGCTGACGCCGGCGCCCGGGGTCGGCGGGGTCCGCGGTGTCAGAGGTCGAGGGCGGCTCGCAGGGCGATGTCGATGCGTTCCTGGACGTCCTGGTCGATCTCGGCGACGCGCTCGTCGAACCACGGGCGGTACAGCCGGGTCAGGTTGAGCGTCGATACCCAGTAGCGGGCGTCGATCGCCACGCCGAGGATGTCCATCGGGTCGCGGTCGAGCAGTTCGGTCCCGAGCAGCCAGGGCCGTTCGGACTCGTTCACCCCGTCCGAGGACAGCAGCACGACCGTGCGCTGCCGGGCCGGTTCGGTCGGGGGGTGGTACGTCCAGACTTCACCCCTGCGCACGCAGATCCTTCTCCGCCGCGCTGCGTTCGGCCTCGTCCGATTCCGGGACGCCGAGCTCCGGCTTCTGCGGGGTGTAGCCGGTGCGGACCGCCTCGCGCCTGGCTGCCTTGGACAGCCAGGACGAGACTGAGATTCCGTGGGCTTTCGCGGCTCGTTCGGCGAATTCCAGCGCGCCGCTGTCCAGCGAAAGAGTCACCTTACGTGTTGCCATACCTTTTACCGTACCAGTGCCCCGGTCGCCGGGCGGAACGCCGGGATCAGAACGTCGGCGAACGTCCCTCGAACGGCGTAGACAGCACGACCGTCGTGCGCGTCGACACCTTCGCGGCTTCCCGGATCCGGCGCAGCAGGTCCTCCAGCGCCAGCGGCGTCTGGACGCGCACCAGCAGGATGTAGGACTCGTCGCCGGCCACCGAGTAGCACGACTCGATCTCCTTGATGTGCTGGATCCGCTGGGGGTAGTCGTCCGGCGCGCCCGGGTCGTTCGGCGTCAGCGAGATCAGCGCCGTCAGCGGCAGCCCGATCTGCTCGCCGTCGAGCCGCGCGGTGTACCCGAGGATGACACCGCGCTGCTCGAGGCGGCGCACCCGCTGGTGCACCGCCGACACCGACAGCCCGACGCGCTCGGCGAGGTCGGTGAAGCTGCGCCGCCCGTCGGCCGCGAGCTCCTGCACGATCGCCTGGTCCAGCGGCTCCAGACCGCCGGGCGTCACGCGTTCAGCACGACGAGCTCGTGCGGCTGGTTGTTGACGGACTCGACGCCGTCTTCGGTGACGATGACGATGTCCTCGATCCGGGCGCCCCACCGGCCCGGCTGGTAGATGCCCGGCTCGACGCTGAAGGCCATGCCCGGCTCCAGCGGCAGCGCGTTGCCGGCGATGATGTACGGCTCCTCGTGCACGTCCAGGCCGATGCCGTGCCCGGTCCGGTGGATGAAGTACTCGCCGAACCCCGCCTCGGTGATGACGTCGCGCGCGGCGGCGTCGACGGCCTCGGCGGTGACCCCCGGCCGCACCGCGGCGACCGCGGCGGCCTGGGCGCGCTGCAGCACCGCGTAGGTCTCGGCAACGTCGGCGTCACGCGGCTCGCCGACGGCGTAGGTGCGGGTGGAGTCGGAGTTGTAACCGGCCGGCAGCGGCCCGCCGATGTCGACGACCACGACGTCACCGCGCTCGATGACC
This window of the Amycolatopsis balhimycina FH 1894 genome carries:
- a CDS encoding FAD-dependent monooxygenase: MSGNRVLVAGASIAGPALAHWLQRRGAEVTVVERAPGLRPGGQAVDARGVAKEVIKRMGLDAAVRAARTETAGAHTVDVDGNVLETFRADDHGGDGYIADIEILRGDLSQVLHDDTRDGVEYLFGDRIAELTQDADGVDVTLASGARRRFDLVIGADGLHSALRGMVFGPRERFLRHLGLVLAFYSVPNEFGIDRWMLDYQDQGRSAGLRPLKDPTRAMAMLSFPAAGFDVDYRDIEAQKNLLRERMAGLGWWTPRILAHLDDTPDFYLDQVAQVVMDRWSAGRVGLIGDAAFSSSPMSGGGTGLALVGAYLLAGELAAAGWDPEAGFAGYETLMRPFVEANQEIGRLHVQSRDAAAADAEPDMAALMPLIERAINGVELPGYAGVPDFGASVSPAAP
- a CDS encoding VOC family protein — translated: MSTQGIKTVLHPVTDLAAAKAVYTALLGIEPQADAPYYVGYDAEGQHIGLVPNGAQQGMTGPVTYWHVGDIEAKLAEVTAAGAKVKDEPKDVGNGRLVATFTDADGNVLGVLQDPQN
- a CDS encoding oxidoreductase, with the translated sequence MTNTDGRVWLITGCSAGFGREIALAALAAGDRVLATARRPETLAELRERGGDRIRTAALDVTDPGQIDTAVKTALEEFGRIDVVVNNAGSGSVGAVEELTMDELRALMEVMFFGAVAVTKAVLPHLRAQGSGTVVQISSMGGQLSPPGYGAYCATKFALEGISEALAAEVAPFGVKVLIVEPGAFRTEFGGGRMHRSRTIDAYAVSTGGTREAVENMDGTQPGDPAKAAAAILRAVGSDDAPLRLALGADAVEAIRAHHEAVAADLAAWEEVSRATALG
- a CDS encoding LysR family transcriptional regulator; its protein translation is MTPELRQLRYFVAVADETSFTRAAAGLHIAQQSLSQQITVLERALGARLFDRDARGARLTAVGQLFLPEARAVLARAEEAVATLGRAVRGEIGSVRLVFLATTANYLLPPVVRAVRERFPDLAVTTAEASIAELVDGLREGRFDLAFTRPPLVEDLVSRTLLTEEVCAVLPAEHPLAGLAAATDLTEAG
- a CDS encoding FMN-dependent NADH-azoreductase; the encoded protein is MPDLLHISASPRGENSQSLRLAATFLDTYRTIHPGAEIDEWDLWDGSLPAFGPAAARAKMTVFGGGTPQGEEAEAWHAATEAFARFDAADRILFSVPMWNSGVPYVLKQFVDVVSQPGLIFGIDPATGYQHLLAGRGKRAAVIYTSAVWGPGVGPEFGADFQAPFFTGWLNWTGIDDVAEIRFHPTLTGDAAEVSRVAHETARDVAKAF
- a CDS encoding GDSL-type esterase/lipase family protein; this translates as MRRLRWYWGALVLACVALLAGFFVFFGSESRPGHPQPRQGPPGTGPLTVVAMGDSTVSGEGAGQYTAATNGQGGNWCHRSPNAFVEKITVPGVTAHVNLGCSGAPAEQVALGDVKQWTEGSQAQQLAALVKDHRVAAVVIAVGANDEPKFSNQVTECFKAWFNPGGPPCSTALKQSWQSKVDAMVPKVAKAVSDVKTVLAQAGYVPADYQLILQSYAAPIGPDLPEDLRTLNGCPFRVEDLRWISQTGIGVLSSGLKAAARESGARFLDLAKAGVKHEACSGGANPATEWFTRLTLQLADLGRTERAGHALQESFHPNTAGHTAIANCVTEFIAARDGNASCLAGADGKLHAAPEVVAR
- a CDS encoding Lrp/AsnC family transcriptional regulator; this encodes MTPGGLEPLDQAIVQELAADGRRSFTDLAERVGLSVSAVHQRVRRLEQRGVILGYTARLDGEQIGLPLTALISLTPNDPGAPDDYPQRIQHIKEIESCYSVAGDESYILLVRVQTPLALEDLLRRIREAAKVSTRTTVVLSTPFEGRSPTF